The segment tagATTACATATCAGAAAGGATTGTATAAGAGATTACTTCCTCAGGAAGTATGGAAAGCCTCCGCACAAAGCACATGGCATCCAACTTGACAAGTCTTGCACCGTTTCCTTGTTGCGTTGGAACACAGTGCGCAGCGAATTTGCTTTTGAACTGTTTCTAAATGATGATCTTTTCCACTGAATCGGATTTCAGGCAACACCCTACTGGATACTGTCTGGCTTGGCCGTCCTGCAGAGGATCGATGGCTTGTGCATGTTCGCATGTACGTACGGACAATGTAGCGGGTGAATCCAAGAAGATCTAATTGTTCTTCAGCTCCTTTTGGCGTCATTCTGTATAAAATCCAAGCATTATTCATACTCACATTCAGCATGTATGCAACCATTGGCCAATACCACTTTTTGTTGCGAATATGAATACGGTAGGTAGATACATTTTCATCTAGCCTATCCACCCCACCCATATTCATATTGTACCAATTGACACAGTTTGGCTGTGGCACAacgatgtgttttttattgctagaTGACCAACGCTTTGCTTTCCCCTCAGGATGAACGCCTGTTGCTGTCGACGCTATAGTAAAAACACTGTTGTCCATGTATCTTACAAGTGTTATGTTGGTGTCTGTGTCAGTTATTTGATGGAAAGTACCTCTTGGTTCTTTCTTGAGATCTTGAGGTTTACGAAGAGGGGCATCCTCAACTCAGTCTACCCTTATGGTTCCTGTACCATGATATCCCCTGTTTTTTTAACGCTTCAAgcagttttaaagatgtaaagaagttgtcgaaaaacaaactatattttctgtccTGTGGGAGTTCAGATATAAGATCAATGACAACTGAGCCTCCCACACCGAGCTCAGGAATAGTTGCTCCAGTCGCTTTGCCCTGATACGGTTCCGCTTGAATAGCGTAGCTAAtatttattggctgcagaggcgactgattttgaaggcgtttggcctttccggcagagtggcgtaaagactctgagctgtagtgtactagttaggagtagctcctgtttaaaattttggtttattttagtattttgttagatttgctgagctgattccttctaacatgtgcggctaggtttacggcccctcactgatgaggtccaagtgatgaattgtttcctcctgtcatctctccatcatgcgtggtcgcagagaaccttcgcttttgcgctctactgaaggacggccaccatgatggacatttctaccagtcaacatctgtgataccctgtgatattgttattgttgccatttatatagtttatattttgttatttaattttaagttagttttagatattatttagtaatttcttggatttcattaggagctcgcccttagccgaaggataccgggtggaattggcatttcttgtttcaaattatggcgtttctaatttttgtatgcaggtgcacctgacgaggattgtttgaggtatactactgcaggcactttttatttttttttatttatagtatatatatatatatatatatatatatatttatttttgactggataggcctatgcggtcttagtaaatgaacctgagtatactgaccacggtgttctttttttttacctagttttgttttgatccggcatcccgttcgccaccatgggcgcgcgcttccctgatggtttgctgtgggtgtgcgagcggcgatgtacggtttcagtaTGTGGTAATAATTACAACTGCAACGAAacttcaattattaaataatgtcgATGTTGTTTTGAGGCAGGAATGCAATATCGATTCTAATAAGAATATATCACATTTTTCAGGGTACGAGTTTAACAATAATATCACACCATAATGAATGTACCACCGGAGTTATACCGATTATGCAAGAAATTATCTGACTGTCCTATTGTAGAGGTGTCTATAGTACAATGGACCTCTATACtctttcaaaataacatttaatttattattatgattttacatgtaagaatacataaaaataatatgaacctACCAATCAGATACATAGATTCAGAAATAATCAAGTCAACGTATCATTTCaaacgaaataaatttaaaacgaatatttatttcttattctcAACATTCTTAATAAAGGCGAATGATGGTTGGTAAAGCTATGCAAATTTGTGGACACCTCTCATACAAATATGGGTTGCCTTAATTTAAATTCTCTCCAATGTACTCCCGTTTGTGTCTGAATTTACATATCAAATTGGCAAGAGGTGGAAGATTCATACAAAGCGAGGGATCATAAGGTGTTTGCTCATATTTCTGTTCCtagaaatttaaaagatatatagcTTGAGTTATTTCAAGTAATTGTACAGGCCTATGAAGATACAAACagaaaatgttattatgttttgaatgaaaataagtaaGTGAATGTGTAAACGAATATTACAGTTAatcagtattatttattgtaaaaaataacacattgcagttaagtaattttaagtttttttatatttttagtgtagTATGAAAATACACTCatcaaatattaaagtttttaaatcaaattcgATCAAGTTATAAGTTCATTTATGGTTTTAGGCATAgaaaatagtgattccttattaAAACTACAACGTATGTTGAATCATTGTGTCATGAATGTACAAGAAATATAGCTATTGGAAACAAAATACGATAGTTACAATGCATAGCTATATCTATACTACTTCCTTATCTATTTCGATAGAAATAAATCCGTCACCATAATATACCCAGTAAAGTGAATTAAAcctttttcaagttcaagttcaaacatctttattcaaGAAATCgttgaatacatgcaaaacatATCCGATTCATGCAGAAGATTTAGACAACTAATACATGCAGTTTTGTAACACTCTCATGCACCTTTTTAGGTGCGTGAGGAAAGTAAATTAGCATAAATTGATCATTAAAACAATGCACTTAAACATAGGCagtatcagtttattttaaacggttagtttatttttactgaCAATACTATCAAATATGGACATTACAActatatgaaaatttataaataaataaataaaacaatatacatatataaatattaacaaagaaacaacaaacaactacaaagaaataacaataaagtatattttaatgacTCTTTAGAAACATGCAttgataatatttagtaaaagccTATCGGTATTCATATGTGATCCAAAAACTGGCTTTACTATATATACTAACGTAAAGCTAAGATcgtattagaaatataattcaataccatctttttaaattttgggtttttgtcaaaaataaattcatttcgaaggcattttaaagtttagttaaatatttttggtccCATATCCCATCATTTACGAAATTGATGTCTGTAGgcttctttaataaaatttggcATACGGATCTGTATAAATTGTGATACTCTAGTTTCCCTGGCAGCAATTTTAAGTGGAAATTCATTATAATGTTTATGAACTTGCATTAATCaggcttttttataaatttgatcaaaagttagaatttagttatctttaaaaagGTAACTAATTCTATCTCTCCTGTTATTgacgttaaaaataattctgagTGCTTTTCATTGGCAACCAATTACACTTTTTAGTATTGTTGGGTAGGTTCCGCCGTAATGAATAATCCCGTATCGTAAAGTACTCTCAAACCACGagcaatacaatattattaaatatttactttcagaATAGCTCCTCGTGTGATATAAAGAGTAAATAATCGATCTCAGCTTCCCACTCAACTTATTTACATGCTGATTCCATTTTAGCCTATTGTCAATAACCATTCCCAAATAGTTTACAGAGTCTACAATACTGATAGGTGAACACTTAACATGCAATAACACAACTGTGTGAGTGGCAATAAAGCTTAAATTCATTGTTTATCACTGAAAGGTCCTAGTTCTGACCAGAGAATAGAACACTTTTTGATTTGCAAGagtttattatcattttattatttattagccaatttgatattttgtttagatcatcttaaattttaaagatttgaagGTTTGAAAACGCTGAGCATACCAGTGCTGTATATCATTGGCGTAAACAAATATCTTTGAGTATAATTACAGTTCCAGcaagtcattaataaatattaaaaacactgaGGGACCCAATATACCACCATGAGCAGTACcatatttaatttgtacagtatcacttgtaatattatttattttaaccacttGTTTCCTACCCTTACAGAAAGAATTTTACCCTTGGTGGCTctgaaactattaataaaattatatattttattactgggTATTAAGCTGCCACACACTGAGCTGGTACTTCTATACCTAAAACGTTTTCAGTTATCTGAAACACTCTTAAAAGCTGCCTTCGTTTTTTTAGGTTATTTTGCAGGGAATTTGTCAGCCGTTCTCTATTGCAACACAGCTGCTTATCAAATAAAGCTATATTATGGAGAAGAAGatcaattttgttattgttttggaTATGTTCAGAGTGCGGATATCTCTGTGTCTAAAAAATACTAAGGTTTCTATGAAAGAATAAAACAACTGTTAGGATGCATAAAAGAAGTTTTACACTGCAATATTAAACGaccttaacaatatttttatcaatgattacgaatttttcaaaaagtgttttaaatattttattatttacgtatttttataacgataaatttatacaaatcgAATGCTTAAATAAATTCAGACATCTTAggagtttttatttcttttacaaatgtTCTATTTTAAAGCTGTAGTAAACATTTGGAAGAGGAGTAACATTTTCCATATTAAGAAAGgtatcaaataaaacaagtaaacaatCGAGAATGCATCTGGCATAAAGTCACATGAGCCAGCTGATTCAACACGAGTTTGTTAATAAGTAATAGAATATACGACTGCCAATCTTTACGATCCACTGAGTATACAACAACAAACATGGTTCGTCCCAGTTTGTTCAATGGTGAAATAAATACTACTTTGGGGAGGAACTGATCtgaatgttttgttatgtaaatattttggcaTCTCATATGATTATAAAGTGAgcagtttttaaaagtataaaatgataaaacaattaaacgattaaacaaattaaattaaataaaaaaatataaatgtatctcATCTACTTTGCAACACAGATgaaaataagattatatatatactacacagctttatatatatatatatatatataatatatatatatatatatatatatatatatatatatatatatatatatatatatatatatatatatatacatatattgagcTGTAGCTGTCAGACCTGACTTCTTACATCATTGTACTAAGTGTGAAAAATTATTTGCACcactaaaattaaacatgtatagCATTCTTGACCACTATTACCATATATAATTTAACAggtaacttaaaatatacaaaaatataaatataattactagttTTTCTCTCaaatttcttgcaatttttaaatataattatgggttttttttcaaatttcaaatgaatactttttttgttttgttttttaatactctAAATTCAACACTTTTACTTATTCATATGTACTGAGTTCACGGGTAAGtctagattatatatttattgaaacaacatttatttaaaaacattaattatatgtCTACTTGAGTctgttatatttatagaatattgcatattttatcaTGCAAACATCATCCATGCTGAAGTTACAATTAAACATATTACTTATGTTATTTCTTTAGTGAAACCAACTATTCCTATATTATATATAGCTTCCATGTATCGACGGAAAATTCAAAGTTCTAAATTCTCTTGTAAATAtcgattatttttttacattcccgttctattttatatgaaatatactgtaattgtaaagAAATTTACTATAGCTTTAGAGCAATACGAGCCAATGTCATATAATTCAAATGTGAAAtctaaattattctaatatagaataagttaattttttttctgagcaacctttaaaaactgtatttatgacattaaatttctttataaaatagttattgcaAATATATcgatttatttataacatataattttaagtcACAAATTTAGCACAAAAgtcacaaaattaatatttaaatttgtacataagTCTTGATcttgaaataaaaggaaaaatatgaattttcatatatttccttagaaatatatatatttgaagtgtACGTGCCAGTAAAgcagcaatattttattaaactcttcACCTGCTACAGAAACTACAATTTGATGGTAAGAACAATAGTATACAAGATTCCTGCTTTTTCCGGGCTTACCGGAAAGGATTTCCTCAACGTCCGTTCCTGCTTTTAGGTTtaatcattaatgaaaacagctcagttacaaaataaaagtccagttttgtgttttataagCTGTGTTACTTTTATATACATAGAAAATACTTAAGTTATTTTGTCATggtagaaataataattatgtccatgaaaaattcatttcatagaataaaataaatgttatgaaagCTTATACAACgaaacaaaatgtgttaaaaaatatattttaatgttctttgaACAATTCGACTCTACTGTTTGTAGCAGATGTATAAACTCTGGTAGGGTTTAAATACCAAAGCTCTAAACATTATGTATAGCCTTAGGTTATTGATATCCGTAATCTTACGTTATATAATACTACGTAAATCGGTTACGGTGCCATTATTCGAAACTAGTTCAACATTGGCAGCAAGACTGCTTATTCTACATTATAATGTACAtagtatatactaaaatatacttaTGTATCAGGTTTTGGATATCGGATCAGGTAGTAACGGATGGAGGTGTAAAGTTACAGTACTGTGCATTCTAAAAAGTGACCAAACTTTTTGACAAATAGAGAATTGTTAATCAAATTTTGGCTGTTACGCAAATGGTAGTTGAGTTAGGTCCAAAAACGATAAATCTTATACCAACATAAGAATTGCGATTAACAAGAGCTATTAAATGTGGATACAACAATAATCTGccaatatgttttgttataatttcttcCATTCATGTAGAATTTAAAAGGcagaaaatgtataacttttatgATCTAGGGGATGGAGTATGATATTTTCAATGCTACTCATCCGATTGCTTAATTGATTTTTTGCTAactttatgttataatttattacacttcTTTAATatctaagaaaataattttcattaacatgttttcatgtaattttaaaccTAAGTCTATAAACACTAACGCTTGGATAAGAGATAGTGTAATACTTAATCAGAAGCTGTTTTAAGTAGAATTCTAtcgtatacaaaatattttgtaggaCTGTTTCAGTCATACCAACGAATTTTCCAGTTATATTTTGTAGAATATTATTAGTCTATATAGAACACAACATGCAATACGGCatgatttttatcaaaagtattATCTTTGtttcaccaaattttaaaacattatttaaattaccttcaatttaattaaaactgcttATGTTACTTCCCAATAGAAAGGTCAATTTTGTACATATATGATGTACATACGAATTGCATGATGGATTAGTGAAACATATGTAAAGTAGTTAATACCTCATATAATTCATCATGGTACTTTATTTGCTTAggaaaaatgtatgaaatgaaTCTCATGTTTACGAAGACAAGTCACAAGTAACTGTAAAGATAAGAGAAAAGGACGAAAAATTGCAACCAGCTGTGAAACATGAGATAATAATACAGATTTACCGAGTTCCAGCTCAGACCAGGCTTCTTGCGTCGCTGTAATCAATCTACAGATTTATTTCACCATTACTGCTATAGATTGAACCATTTATTATCCACAACCACGTGCCATTCTAATGAATGGCttgttatttaaaatagagcttaattgtaaaatatgtagaaatataCTTTCTTTGTTAGAAACTCTTTTCTATCACCAAATTAGTACTATATCGGTTTATAAAAATTAGGTGTGATTTAATTTAGTCGGTTACATTACCTTCCCTAATAAGACAATGTAATGACTTTATTTCAATAACAGGCTTTGAATcttgtttaaatgtttgaaagtttattaaaaaaggtaatgaCCTTGTCTGATTGAATATTGAAGGTGTTTCAGTATGCGTATTAATAATTCagacaacataaaaataaaaatgagagtTTTGTcattcaaattgttttcttgcTAATATCCATAATATTATGtggctaaaaataaatatttataaattagaactaatttattttcaaaagttttagaataaaatgGTTCTGTTTGTTCACGTACGAGCTGAAAACTTACAGTTCCAAATAGACACAATGTTGATGGACGAATCTATAGAACGCTTCTGTACGTTTTTACTGTGTACACACGAGTATGAAGTATTTTGTAAAAGT is part of the Homalodisca vitripennis isolate AUS2020 chromosome 8, UT_GWSS_2.1, whole genome shotgun sequence genome and harbors:
- the LOC124368282 gene encoding piggyBac transposable element-derived protein 3-like, producing MDNSVFTIASTATGVHPEGKAKRWSSSNKKHIVVPQPNCVNWYNMNMGGVDRLDENVSTYRIHIRNKKWYWPMVAYMLNVSMNNAWILYRMTPKGAEEQLDLLGFTRYIVRTYMRTCTSHRSSAGRPSQTVSSRVLPEIRFSGKDHHLETVQKQIRCALCSNATRKRCKTCQVGCHVLCAEAFHTS